The proteins below come from a single Mugil cephalus isolate CIBA_MC_2020 chromosome 7, CIBA_Mcephalus_1.1, whole genome shotgun sequence genomic window:
- the LOC125010947 gene encoding tripartite motif-containing protein 16-like, producing the protein MAQKGVELDEETISCSICLHLLKDPVTIPCGHSYCMNCIKRHFDGEDKKKIHSCPQCRQLFTLRPVLVKNTMLAALVEQLKKTGLQATPADHCHAGPEDVACDFCTGRKVKAFKSCLVCLASYCEEHLKTHYTSSTFKQHKLVDPSKKLQENICSRHNEVMKMFCRTDQQSICYLCSVDEHKGHDTVSAATERTERQREVEVRRQNIQQMIQDKEKDVKLLRQELKAIAHSADKTVKDSQEMFTQIIRLLQERSSDVEQQVRSQQESEESRVKDVQKKLKQEITELKREDAELKQLSDTEDHNQFLHNYPSLSPLSQSTHSSSINICPLRYFEGVKAAVTELREKLEDIVREKRTNISMTVTEVDVLLPQPEPKTRDEFLKYSCEITLDPNTVHRNRLLTERNRKVKWVVQQQSYPDHPDRFICCFQVLSRESLTRRCYWEVERSGRVNVAVTYKNISRAGNESRFGRNDKSWSLDCSSSTFVYSNIETPVSGPPSSRVGVYLDHRAGILSFYSVSETMTLLHRVQTTFTQPLYAGIWVGLFSSAELIKVK; encoded by the coding sequence ATGGCTCAGAAGGGAGTTGAGTTAGATGAAGAAACAATCAGCTGTTCCATCTGTCTACATCTACTGAAGGATCCGGTGActattccctgtggacacagctactgcatgaactgtataaaaagacactttgatggagaggacaagaagaaaatcCACAGCTGTCCTCAGTGCAGACAACTCTTCACGTTAAGGCCTGTCCTGgtgaaaaacaccatgttagcagctttagtggagcagctgaagaagactggactccaagctACTCCTGCCGATCACTGCcatgctggacctgaagatgtggcctgtgatttctgcactggaagaaaagtgaaagccttcaagtcctgtttagTCTGTCTGGCATCTTACTGTGAGGAACACCTTAAAACTCATTATACGTCAtctacatttaaacaacacaagctggtggatccctccaagaagctccaggagaacatctgctctcgtcataatgaggtgatgaagatgttctgtcgtactgatcagcagagtatctgttatctctgctctgtggatgaacataaaggccacgacacagtctcagctgcaacagaaaggactgagaggcagagagaggtggaggtgagacgacaaaacatccagcagatgatccaggacaaagagaaagatgtgaagctgcttcGACAAGAGCTAAAGGCCAtcgctcactctgctgataaaacagtgaaggacagtcaGGAGATGTTCACTCAGATtatccgtctcctccaggaaagaagctctgatgtggagcagcaggtcagatcccagcaggaatctgaagagagtcgagtcaaagatgttcagaagaagctgaagcaggagatcactgagctgaagagggaagacgctgagctgaagcagctctcagacacagaggatcacaaccagtttctacacaactacccctcactgTCACCACTCAGTCAATCTACACATTCATCCAGCATCAATATCTGTCCTCTGAGGTACTTTGAGggtgtgaaagcagctgtgacagagctcAGAGAGAAACTAGAGGACAttgtgagagagaagaggacaaACATCTCaatgacagtgactgaagtggatgttttattgccacaaccagagccaaagaccagagatgaattcttaaAGTActcatgtgaaatcacactggatccaaacacagtaCACAGAAATCGGTTACTGACTGAGaggaacagaaaagtaaaatggGTAGTACAACAACAGTCTtatcctgatcatccagacagattcatttgttgttttcaggtcctgagtagagagagtctgactagacgttgttactgggaggtggagaggagtgGAAGAGTTAATGTAGCAGTcacatacaagaatatcagcagagcagggaaTGAAAGTAGATTTGGACGTaatgacaaatcttggtcaTTAGATTGTTCCAGTTCTACATTTGTGTACAGCAACATTGAAACTCCCGTCTCAGGTCCACcttcctccagagtaggagtgtacctggatcacagagcaggtattctgtccttctacagtgtatctgaaaccatgactctcctccacagagtccagaccacattcactcagccgctCTATGCTGGAATCTGGGTTGGTTTGTTCTCAAGTGCTGAGTTGATTAAAGTGAAGTAG